TCGAAGCAGTTCGAGCACCCGGGAGACTCCCTGGTGGCCGAAGCAGGTCAGCCCCCAGAGATAGGGACGCGCCACGCCCACGGCGGTGGCTCCCAGCGCCAGGGCCTTCAGGATGTCTCCGCCGCGGCGAAAGCCTCCGTCGATCAGCACGGGCAGGCGGCCCTGGGCCGCGGCGACGCACTCGGGCAGAGCCTCGATGGTGCCGCCCACGTGATCCAGTTGCCGGGCCCCGTGATTGGAGACCACGACCGCCGCCACGCCCTGTTCCGCGCACTTCGCCGTGTCCTCGGCCGTCATGACCCCCTTGATGATGATGGGCAGGTCCGTCAGCTTCATCAACTGGTCCAGCGTTTCCCAGGTCGGTGTGGGAAACGGACGCTCGGGATAGACGCCGGTGCGCCAGAAGCGGTCCCGGGGTGTGTAAATCAGATTCCCTTCCGCGTCTCTGGGAATTCCGGTATCACACCACCCGCGTACGAACCGGTTGTAGATGCTCCGTTCCCGGTAGGAGACGTGCATGTTGTCCACGGTGAAGCAGATGCCGGCGGCTCCCTGATCCTCCAGCCGCTCCACGAAGTTCAGCATGCTGTTTTCATTTCTGAACTCGCCGCCGGTCGTGTACTGCCACCAGTACCTGGGGCCCTCGCCCGATTCCAGGTATTCGTCGATGCCGCCGTTGGTGATGAACATGGCTCCGGAAGCCGCCGCGCCGCGGGCGGCCTCCTCTTCTCCGCCCGGAAAGAAACAGTTCTTGCCGCCGGCCGGACAGACGAAGATGGGATAGTCGAGTTTCGTGTCCAGGAAATCGATGGAGGTGTCGATCTTGTGGACGTCGGTCAGGATCTTGGGGCGGAGGATGATCCGCTCGAAGGCCTTCCGGTTGTCGCGGAGGGACACCTCGTCCTGGGAGCCTTCGGCCATGTAGGCCCAGGCCACCGGGTCGAGCTTGGACTGGGCCAGCTTTTCGAAGTCGAAGACGTTGACCAGATCCAGAAGCTGCTTCTCGCTTTCCGGGGACGAAAGCGCGGATTCGAGCAGGCCGGTCCGTCCCGCCAGAAGCGGAGAGGAGATCAAAAACTGGGCAAAAGCGGCTATAGCGTGGCGTCGAGTGAGCATCGAGGACGATCGGTTTTTCGGCGGACCCGTTGCGGATTCAGTCTAACAGTTGCCGGATGGCCCGGAAACCCGGTGAAACCCAGCGCGGCGCTTGTGGAATAATTGCCGGCCACCCTGGAGGAATGCCATGGAATTGACCTGGGAGCCGACGGACGCGGACCGGGAACTGTTCGAAAGGGAGTTGGACGGCTTCGTTCCGGACCGGATCTACGACGTCCACGCCCACCTGTACGAGTTGTGGCAGTGGAAGAAGCCGACGATCCTGGAGGGTGGACCCGAGAAACTTCCCCTTCAGCGTTACCGGAGAGAGATTCAGTGGATCACTCCGGGACGCAAGACCCATGGCCTGTTCTTCGGCGGCGGACTCCACGAGGAGACCTTCCGGGCCTCCAACGAGTACGTGGCGGCCCAGGTGGGCCAGGACCCGGCCTCGCGGTCCCTGCTCATCGTGTCCCCCCACATGGACCCCGAGGAGGTGCGCCAGGAGGTCCGGCGCCTCTCCATGGTGGGATTGAAGGTCTACCAGCATTTCGCTCCGGGCGAGGAGACGTGGGAAGCGGAAATCGAGGAGTTCCTGACTGAAGAGCACGTGCGGGTGGCGCACGAAGAAGAGTTGGTCATCATGCTCCACATGGTCAAGAGCCGGGCCCTGGCGGACCCGGTCAACCAGGCCACCATCCGGCGCTATTGCGAAACCTGGCCCAGGATGCGCCTGGTCCTGGCGCACTCCGGCACCGCCTTCAACCCTCACCATACGGCCGAAGGAATCCACTCCCTGGCGGGGCTCCAAAACGTCTGGTTCGACACCTCGGCCATGACCGAGGCGGGCGCCTTCGAGCCCATCGTCCGGCAGTTCGGCCATACCCGCCTGATGTGGGGGTCCGACTATCCCATCAGCCATCTGCGGGGGAGATGTGTCGCCATCGGCGACAACCATATCTGGCTCTACGAGAACAACATCGACTGGAACGCCATCTCTTATCGGAAGATCCAGCCCGTCTACCTGGGCTTGGAGTCGCTGCGGGCGCTCAAGACGGCGGCCTGGAACCTGCGCCTCTCCGACGCCCAGGTCGAGGATGTCTTCTGGACCAACGCGCGACAGCTGCTTCGCCTGGAGTAGCCGGCTGGTCGATGGGCCCCGGCTACTTGTCCCGGATCTGCACCAGCAACAGCGTGACGGCGAAAGCCAGAAAGCCCATCGATCCCCTCCAGTAGACGACCGCCTCGTTGCCCAACAAGTTCCCTCCGCCCAGAAAGCGGGCCAGCGTCCCCACGATGAAAGCCAATACGGCCAGGAATATCAGGATGCTGATCAGTTGATTCATGGAATCTCCCCTTTCTCCAAGGCGGCGCCGGAGCACTTGCGAATTCGTTGCCGGGACGAACAGACGTTTATTGGCAATACTCCACCCGGATGAGAACTAACCGGACCGAACTTTGGGGGGTGCTGCGTCGCCGTAGGACGGGCCGTTTGAGGGACCAGCGAACAACACGACGTAGTTTCGTTCGATCTCAAGGTGGAAACTCTTCGGCAGTCGCGCCCAATCGTGTGCTTGAACGAGGATCGGGATGTTGGACCGCTCCAGCGCCTCTATGAAATCGACGTATTTGTCCCTTGGGACCGGTTCCAGCGTCGGACTGCGCAATACCAGATCCAAGTCGCTGCCTGGATGGCTCTGGCCGTTGACGCGGCTTCCGTAGGCCCAGGCCTCCACTTCCGGCAGATGTTTCCCCAATAGGGCTTCAATCTGCTTCCGGTAGCGCTGAGGCAGGTCCAGATGCTCAGTCATCCGGGTTCTCCGCTATAACCCGAGCCATCTCCTTGGCATCTTCTATGAAACGGGGCAATAGCCTGAGCGTCGTTTCGGCGAAGTCCACGCCGTACTGGTGCGCCGTGTCGTTTCGGTTGTCCCGGTATTCGAGCCAGCGTTCGCAACTGTCAACGGAGATCAACCCATGTTTGGCGGCATGGCGGAACCGGTTCTTGAAGGTGAGACGGTCCGCCCTGCGGTTGCTGGCAAAGTAAGGTCTGAGCCGTTTCTTCAGCAGGCTGCCGCTTTGCTCCAAGATTAATTCAAACTCTTTGACACAAGCCGCGCGAAAGATGTCATAGGCAACGTCACCCGCTTCATGCTGCTGCAACTGCTCGAACGCAACCTCCAAAGTGCGGATACACTGAGTGACGAAATCCGTGTTGAGGATCATATTCCATTAACTGTCCCAAACCCCAAGCGCTCCGGATTCGTCTCGATTGGCGCGTCCAGCGTAGCGGCCCTGAAGATGACTTCCGCCAAGACTTCGGTCCTCAACGGTTTGCCGTCCAACTCGAATCGAATCACGGGTCCATTTTAGACCTCATTCCTCACCCGTGCACCAGACAAAGGGATACGAGAACTGAAGATCGCCGCCGAAAAGTTCATGGTGAGAATCTCTCGGGGTGTGGGCTGGATTCTCATGATCACGCTTGGCGGGGATTTCCGCTTCCCATCTGCACGCCGTGGAGTCCACTCCGGGATCTGTTACTCTACGGAAACCACGTGGATTCAACCATCTGCGATGGAATGCGGGACCGGCCGCGAAGTTGGGCATAGGCGTCCGCGATGAAGACTGGAGAGGAGCCGCAATGATCGGGGGAAACCAATGCTTGAGCTTCGGGGATAGGATTCGATTCGGAAACCGGGGTGCCCTGCTCCTGCTCCTGGCCACGCTCGTTTCTTCACCGATCGGCGCCGAAGACAAGCCGGTCCGGGACATCGGCTCCCGGCTGGAGATGTTCCTCGACGACATCCTGATCGACCGACTCCAGGGCGCCCGGCTCAAGCTTCACCGGCCCCGTTCCAAGGGAATCGTGTTGCGTTTCGACGAGCCTTGGGAAGGAGAGTTTTCCGGATTTCCCAGGATTGTCGACGACTCTGGGACCTACCGCATGTACTACCGCGGCCTCCCTCCCTGGAAGAAGGGGGAACCGCTGGTGGAATCCACCTGCGTGGCCGTGAGCCGCGACGGCATCCACTGGGAGAAGCCCAACGTGGGCCGGATCGAACTCCTGGGCTCGACCCGGAACAACGCCGTCTTCGAGGGGAGCGGTTTCGCACCCTTCCTGGATACCCGTCCCGGGGTGCCTCACTCGAAGCGCCTCAAGGCTCTCAAGGGGCCTCCCCGGTTGGAGACCGGGATCGGTGTCCGGGCATACGTCTCATCCGACGGCATCCACTGGGAGGTGATGCACGACGCGTATCCCGGGGAGCGGTTGGGAAGCGTCTTCTGGAGCGCGGTGGAGGAACGCTACGTCCAGTACGTCCGGTCCGACGACGAAAGGAGCGAAGAGCTGATCCGTACCGTCAGCCGGGCCACCTCCTCGGACTTTACGGGCTGGGGGGAGTTCTCCTTGATGGACTTCGGTCCGAATCCCCCGACCCGGGAGGAGCAGCTCTACACCATCGGCGTCCGTCCCTATTTCCGTGCGCCCCACATCTACCTGGCGCTGGCCGCCCGTTTCGTGCCCAACAAGAGGTCCCTCACCGACGAGGAGTGCGAGAAGCTGGGACGGCATCCGCTGGGGGGCGGCTGCAGCAGCATCGCCGACACCGTTCTGCAGAGCATCCGCGCCTCTGAGCCTGACCGGATCCGCTGGACGTTCCCGGAGGCCTTCGTCCGGCCGGGATTGGAACCCAGCAGTTGGAGCGCCAGGACCAACTACCCGGGAGAGGGCTTCATCGCCACTTCGAAGGACGAGATCTCCTTCTACGTCCAGCGGGACTACGGCTTCAAGACCAATGGCATGGAGCGCTTCGTGGTGCGGACCGACGGTTTCGCCTCGGTTCGCGCGCCCTACGGCGGCGGCGAATTCCTCACCCGGCCCCTGCGGTTCTCGGGAAACGAACTGGTCCTGAACTACGCCACGTCGGCGGCGGGCGGAATTCGCGTCGAGGTGCAGGACGAGAAGGGAGAGCCGATCCCGGGACGGAGCC
Above is a window of Acidobacteriota bacterium DNA encoding:
- a CDS encoding amidohydrolase family protein, with the protein product MELTWEPTDADRELFERELDGFVPDRIYDVHAHLYELWQWKKPTILEGGPEKLPLQRYRREIQWITPGRKTHGLFFGGGLHEETFRASNEYVAAQVGQDPASRSLLIVSPHMDPEEVRQEVRRLSMVGLKVYQHFAPGEETWEAEIEEFLTEEHVRVAHEEELVIMLHMVKSRALADPVNQATIRRYCETWPRMRLVLAHSGTAFNPHHTAEGIHSLAGLQNVWFDTSAMTEAGAFEPIVRQFGHTRLMWGSDYPISHLRGRCVAIGDNHIWLYENNIDWNAISYRKIQPVYLGLESLRALKTAAWNLRLSDAQVEDVFWTNARQLLRLE
- a CDS encoding nucleotidyltransferase substrate binding protein; amino-acid sequence: MILNTDFVTQCIRTLEVAFEQLQQHEAGDVAYDIFRAACVKEFELILEQSGSLLKKRLRPYFASNRRADRLTFKNRFRHAAKHGLISVDSCERWLEYRDNRNDTAHQYGVDFAETTLRLLPRFIEDAKEMARVIAENPDD
- a CDS encoding alpha-hydroxy acid oxidase, which codes for MLTRRHAIAAFAQFLISSPLLAGRTGLLESALSSPESEKQLLDLVNVFDFEKLAQSKLDPVAWAYMAEGSQDEVSLRDNRKAFERIILRPKILTDVHKIDTSIDFLDTKLDYPIFVCPAGGKNCFFPGGEEEAARGAAASGAMFITNGGIDEYLESGEGPRYWWQYTTGGEFRNENSMLNFVERLEDQGAAGICFTVDNMHVSYRERSIYNRFVRGWCDTGIPRDAEGNLIYTPRDRFWRTGVYPERPFPTPTWETLDQLMKLTDLPIIIKGVMTAEDTAKCAEQGVAAVVVSNHGARQLDHVGGTIEALPECVAAAQGRLPVLIDGGFRRGGDILKALALGATAVGVARPYLWGLTCFGHQGVSRVLELLRVELALDMGMAGVARIAEIDKSLVRIRGF
- a CDS encoding nucleotidyltransferase domain-containing protein, giving the protein MTEHLDLPQRYRKQIEALLGKHLPEVEAWAYGSRVNGQSHPGSDLDLVLRSPTLEPVPRDKYVDFIEALERSNIPILVQAHDWARLPKSFHLEIERNYVVLFAGPSNGPSYGDAAPPKVRSG